A genomic segment from Salinigranum rubrum encodes:
- a CDS encoding Cap15 family cyclic dinucleotide receptor domain-containing protein: protein MHTYSTDNDNRPTVYGILGFAAYAAALAVGWLSTMLSAVIPAVAGITISWGVGFTLLTATFSRFIWKTRIARATGASKVPDFNGEWAGYVKTSYEGVIPDDALHASNDPNAEMQRVAATLRITQTWRKISIHLETDNSESDSTGATVLTEDGRWPSLNYQYENDPDPDSASSMTRHYGTADLALKTDSDETILEGFYYTGPGRENYGEMYFVKSE, encoded by the coding sequence ATGCATACCTACTCAACAGACAACGACAATAGGCCGACTGTATACGGTATTCTTGGATTCGCAGCCTATGCAGCTGCCCTTGCCGTGGGATGGCTTTCAACAATGCTCAGTGCAGTCATACCAGCAGTCGCGGGCATTACGATCTCCTGGGGTGTGGGATTTACTCTCCTTACAGCGACGTTTAGTCGGTTTATCTGGAAAACAAGAATCGCCCGCGCAACAGGAGCGTCAAAAGTTCCTGATTTCAACGGCGAGTGGGCGGGATATGTGAAAACCTCGTATGAGGGCGTCATTCCGGATGATGCACTTCACGCGTCGAACGACCCGAACGCGGAAATGCAGCGGGTCGCAGCGACGCTACGAATCACTCAGACATGGCGGAAAATTAGCATCCACCTGGAGACCGACAATTCCGAGTCAGACAGTACTGGCGCAACCGTATTGACTGAAGATGGGCGTTGGCCGAGCCTCAACTACCAGTATGAGAACGACCCAGACCCAGATTCAGCGTCTTCGATGACAAGACACTACGGAACCGCGGACTTAGCTTTAAAAACAGACTCTGACGAAACAATACTAGAGGGATTCTATTACACAGGTCCTGGTCGTGAGAACTACGGAGAGATGTACTTCGTGAAATCGGAGTGA
- a CDS encoding Cap15 family cyclic dinucleotide receptor domain-containing protein — translation MGVVSSALYIGFTRYLWKWELLHDKGLVAVPNLNGTWEGHLYTSVDADLIPDEQIVDNGRQIEGLTKQETSIEINQTWDKIRVSLDGPESPSHSRAATILVKEKAWPTLSYNYWNDGSTTNEELDPHYGTAILEYDEREDKLEGKYYNRPDQRGTHGILELYRVN, via the coding sequence ATGGGCGTTGTCTCATCCGCACTCTACATCGGGTTCACGAGGTACCTCTGGAAGTGGGAATTGTTACACGATAAGGGATTAGTCGCTGTTCCGAACTTGAATGGTACATGGGAAGGGCATCTGTACACTTCCGTTGACGCGGATCTCATCCCCGACGAGCAGATTGTTGATAATGGACGCCAGATTGAGGGACTGACAAAGCAGGAAACCAGTATCGAGATTAACCAGACCTGGGATAAGATACGTGTTTCATTGGATGGGCCGGAGTCACCTTCACATAGCCGAGCAGCGACGATCTTGGTCAAAGAAAAAGCCTGGCCGACACTCTCGTATAACTACTGGAATGATGGGAGTACCACCAACGAAGAGCTTGACCCACATTATGGGACTGCTATCTTAGAATACGATGAGCGCGAAGACAAACTTGAAGGAAAGTACTACAACCGCCCTGATCAGCGGGGAACCCATGGGATACTGGAACTGTACAGAGTGAACTGA
- a CDS encoding nucleotidyltransferase domain-containing protein: MSSIAVSRLSRPFCLQREVAKMPIPESKFNDWHGTGADKGSADARDKTRRALMSERSPLEQADEDYEVYLQGSYANTTHTRGSSDVDVVAKITSAWRSDLEELSEEEEERYNDDHDDADYDHRDFYDDVLTALRIKFGSSAVTPGNKAIKINKEKTSLLDVDVDVVACGEYRVYRTYPEGGDEDAEIDKGMHFMPQYDNDRVINFPKIHRENGREMHSNYKETVRIFKNARYYYNNHFDTLWTIDAHSYGIECLIYNVPESILKRTSRSDRFDETLSYLDNADFSTFDQVSEMESLFGDSNTQWSTDEADELITRLREMWDDWYSKRKNAQLFH; this comes from the coding sequence GTGTCATCAATAGCCGTATCGAGGCTCTCCCGTCCATTCTGCCTTCAGAGGGAAGTCGCTAAAATGCCGATTCCTGAAAGCAAATTTAATGACTGGCATGGTACCGGAGCTGACAAGGGATCGGCTGATGCACGAGATAAGACTCGCCGTGCCTTAATGAGCGAACGCTCCCCTCTGGAACAAGCGGACGAAGATTACGAAGTCTATCTACAGGGTTCATATGCGAACACGACTCACACTCGAGGGTCGAGCGACGTAGACGTCGTCGCGAAAATCACGTCCGCATGGCGCTCCGACCTTGAGGAGCTAAGTGAAGAGGAGGAGGAACGATACAATGATGACCACGATGACGCCGATTATGACCATCGTGATTTCTACGATGACGTGTTAACAGCACTCAGGATCAAGTTTGGCAGTTCAGCTGTTACTCCCGGTAATAAGGCAATCAAAATCAACAAGGAGAAAACATCACTACTTGATGTCGACGTTGATGTGGTCGCGTGTGGTGAGTACCGTGTCTACCGGACGTATCCCGAAGGCGGCGATGAAGATGCGGAAATCGACAAGGGAATGCACTTCATGCCGCAGTACGACAACGATCGTGTAATCAACTTCCCTAAGATTCACCGCGAGAATGGACGGGAAATGCACTCGAACTACAAGGAGACCGTCCGTATATTCAAGAACGCACGCTATTACTACAACAACCATTTCGATACTCTTTGGACGATTGATGCTCACTCGTACGGGATCGAGTGTCTCATCTACAACGTTCCAGAGAGTATCCTAAAGCGGACCAGCCGGTCAGATCGATTCGATGAAACGCTATCGTACTTAGACAACGCGGACTTTTCGACCTTTGACCAGGTTTCCGAAATGGAATCTCTATTTGGCGATAGCAACACGCAGTGGAGTACTGACGAAGCAGACGAACTCATAACCCGTCTCCGAGAAATGTGGGACGACTGGTACAGCAAACGAAAGAATGCACAACTTTTCCACTGA